The Candidatus Dadabacteria bacterium sequence AAAACCAAATCCGCTTCAGTCCATTCCCTTTCCTGCGCATGCGCCACCGCTTCACAGCAAAGTTTCCCTTCATGAATGTTAAGCCCGTTCTTCAAATGAGGGTCCTGCAACATCGCTTTGCGCCAGCCCTGATTGGCTATGCTTAACACAAACGGCAAAGTGGCGTTGTTTAACGCATGAGCCGAAGTCTGCGAAACCGCGCCGGGCATGTTTGCCACACAGTAATGCACAACACCATCCACGACAAAAGTGGGCTTCTCATGCGTTGTCGGCTTTGATGTCTCAACACATCCGCCCTGATCAATCGCCACATCCACAATCACCGAGCCGCTCCGCATCCGGCGGACAATGTCCCGCGTAACCAGTTTCGGAGCGTTGCCTCCCGGAACCAGCACCGCCCCTATTACAAGGTCCGACTGAATCGCATACTTCTCAATCGCCTCGCGCGTGGAATAAATGCAGTCCGCCCGCCCCGCAAACTCAACATCAAGTTGACGCAGTTTTGCAATGTCGCGGTCTAAAATCGTAACATTTGCCCCCATGCCGCGCGCAATATACGCCGCATTCTGCCCCACCACGCCGCCGCCGATAACAAGCACCTTTGCGGGCACAGTCCCCGGCACGCCGCCCATCAGCAGGCCCTTGCCGCCCTGCGCCCGCTCAAGGCAGTGCGCCCCCGCCTGCGCGGCAAGACGCCCCGCAACTTCACTCATAGGAGCAAGCAGGGGCAAAGT is a genomic window containing:
- the ald gene encoding alanine dehydrogenase, coding for MKIGVPKEIKNHEYRVGLTPASVKELVAHGHSVAVASGAGGGIGLADADYEAAGAQISPDNESVYSGSELIVKVKEPQPQECVKLGKGQTLFTYLHLAPDPEQTELLLASGVTAIAYETVTGPSGTLPLLAPMSEVAGRLAAQAGAHCLERAQGGKGLLMGGVPGTVPAKVLVIGGGVVGQNAAYIARGMGANVTILDRDIAKLRQLDVEFAGRADCIYSTREAIEKYAIQSDLVIGAVLVPGGNAPKLVTRDIVRRMRSGSVIVDVAIDQGGCVETSKPTTHEKPTFVVDGVVHYCVANMPGAVSQTSAHALNNATLPFVLSIANQGWRKAMLQDPHLKNGLNIHEGKLCCEAVAHAQEREWTEADLVLRKTKPG